The Diorhabda sublineata isolate icDioSubl1.1 chromosome 6, icDioSubl1.1, whole genome shotgun sequence genome includes a window with the following:
- the LOC130445554 gene encoding mediator of RNA polymerase II transcription subunit 19: MMGDQFRKVEQYSPKSSPRGARSPVVSRQDSSGTLKTTILLGKNPSIVPSGPFYLMKEPPPESELTGATNLMTYYGLEHSYSKFSGKKLKEQLSSFLPTLPGVIDSPGQQDNSSLRSVIEKPPVVGKELLPLSNIQLDGFRLHPGPLPEQYRYANATPIKKHKNKHKKHKHKETGLPSQETTVSDTNSETHEKKHKKQKRHDEEKRKRKKEKKRKKQKHSPEHSTGLTPNQHSI; this comes from the exons ATGATGGGAGATCAGTTTCGAAAAGTTGAACAATATTCTCCAAAATCATCTCCGAGGGGGGCACGGTCCCCCGTTGTATCACGACAAGATTCTTCAGGaacattaaaaacaacaattttgcTAGGAAAGAATCCCTCCATAGTCCCTAGCGGAcctttttatttaatgaaagaACCACCTC CGGAATCAGAATTAACTGGGGCTACAAATTTAATGACCTATTATGGTCTAGAACATTCCTATAGCAAATTTAGTGGTAAAAAGTTGAAGGAACAGTTATCGTCGTTTCTACCAACTTTACCTGGTGTTATAGATTCTCCAGGTCAACAGGACAATAGTTCTTTAAGATCTGTTATTGAAAAACCTCCTGTTGTGGGGAAAGAACTTTTACCTTTATCCAATATTCAATTAGATGGTTTCCGACTTCATCCTGGTCCG TTACCTGAACAGTATCGTTACGCGAACGCGACCCCAATaaagaaacacaaaaataaacacaaaaaacacaAACACAAGGAAACTGGTTTGCCTAGTCAAGAGACGACTGTATCGGATACGAATAGCGAAACCCACGAAAAGAAGCATAAAAAGCAGAAGAGGCACGACGAAGAGAAGAGGAAGCGGAAAAAGGAGAAGAAGAGGAAAAAACAGAAGCACAGCCCCGAACATAGCACGGGATTAACGCCCAATCAACACTCTATTTAA
- the LOC130445547 gene encoding UDP-glycosyltransferase UGT5-like has protein sequence MLWKLFICFKLLAVAQAYRILIVCPMAARSHFILANTLGRGLVEVGHEITMISPFRDPKPLQNYTDIVLTGLLEAKEKNSARLWDLETISPYKFINMMNSIGEKIVRDVFAHRNFQNFIDDSNQKFDLIIVQNFRTDALNVLQCHFDAPLVTLAISEANFWVNPLVGNPSPPSYIPDIFVGYSSRMNFWERLINTGLILVNYIYNYIDFIPGQKRLMRQYFPHCTNRDDILKNVSLVFLPAHESYNQPVPLVPNMINVGGFHIKPPKELPGDLKEFMDAAAEGVVYFSMGSNLNMTLINKQTEKDILQALGKLKQMVLFKHNDVLEDVPSNFKVGKWFPQSDILAHPNTILFITHGGLLSTLETIQYGVPVLALPVFADQKTNAAKAETAGYGLIIPFLEISEERLTATIDELITNRRYRENAKAKSVISRDRPVKPMDLAIYWTEYVIRHKGAPHLRVAAMDLTLIQYLLLDVVAFVIFVVITVFLFVFITCKKFFLFRVNKIKKE, from the exons ATGTTatggaaactttttatttgttttaaattgttggCCGTCGCGCAAGCGTATCGGATTTTGATCGTTTGTCCAATGGCGGCACGAAGCCATTTTATACTTGCGAATACGTTAGGAAGGGGATTAGTCGAAGTTGGACACGAAATAACGATGATAAGTCCTTTCAGAGATCCAAAACCGCTTCAAAACTACACGGATATTGTTCTAACCGGTTTACTCGAAGCTAAAGAAA aaaattctgCGCGTTTATGGGATTTGGAAACAATATCTCcgtacaaatttataaatatgatgAATTCTATTGGTGAAAAAATCGTAAGGGACGTATTCGCCCAtcggaattttcaaaatttcatcgACGATTCCAATCAAAAATTCGACTTGATAATCGTACAAAATTTCAGAACGGACGCTTTGAACGTCCTTCAATGTCATTTCGACGCTCCCCTCGTAACGCTCGCGATAAGCGAAGCGAATTTTTGGGTAAATCCGTTAGTAGGTAATCCGTCCCCGCCGTCTTATATTCCCGATATATTCGTCGGGTATTCCAGCCGTATGAATTTCTGGGAACGATTAATCAATACCGGATTGATATTAGTTAATTACATTTATAATTACATTGATTTTATTCCCGGTCAAAAACGTTTGATGCGTCAATATTTCCCGCACTGTACTAACCGCGACGACATTTTGAAAAACGTTTCGTTGGTATTTTTACCGGCTCACGAAAGTTACAACCAGCCCGTTCCCCTGGTACCCAACATGATAAACGTCGGGGGATTTCACATAAAACCTCCGAAGGAACTACCTGGAGATCTGAAGGAGTTTATGGATGCAGCTGCAGAGGGCGTTGTTTATTTTAGTATGGGTTCTAACCTCAATATGAcactaataaacaaacaaacggAAAAGGATATTTTACAAGCTTTGGGAAAACTTAAACAGATGGTGCTGTTTAAACATAACGACGTTCTGGAAGATGTACCGTCGAATTTTAAAGTTGGTAAATGGTTTCCGCAATCCGATATTTTAG CGCATCCGAATACGATATTGTTTATCACTCACGGAGGATTGTTGAGCACTTTGGAAACGATACAATATGGTGTTCCAGTGCTGGCTTTACCGGTTTTCGCCGACCAAAAGACAAACGCAGCCAAAGCCGAAACGGCCGGTTACGGTTTGATCATTCCGTTTTTAGAAATTAGCGAAGAACGTCTAACCGCGACTATCGACGAATTAATAACGAATCGAAG ataCCGTGAGAACGCAAAAGCAAAGTCGGTTATTTCGCGAGACCGTCCAGTGAAACCGATGGATTTGGCAATTTATTGGACGGAATATGTAATTAGACACAAGGGGGCGCCCCATTTGAGAGTGGCTGCTATGGATCTAACGTTGATACAGTATCTTCTGTTGGACGTTGTAGCGTTCGTTATTTTCGTTGTAATtactgtatttttatttgtatttattacgtgtaagaaattttttttgtttcgtgtaaataaaataaaaaaagaatga
- the LOC130445552 gene encoding syntenin-1-like, whose protein sequence is MQFIKNMSLYPSLEDMKVDQMANAQYNQIQRNIAAAPASAPPPYNYPNFNSMPIPAIAAPDSSGQQLYPHLGEYMGLELSEAVIAENMPEYTQVALQQQNVPQTTSTGLIAPISGQSVGLKRAQITHGVRQLILCKDKDGKVGVRVKAINKGIFVSIVVDKSPAALAGLRFGDQILQINDENVAGYSMDKVHSLFKNSPVNGIKVTVRDRPFERTLTLHKDSVGCLGFQFKHGKITTIVKDSSAARNGVLIDHQLLEIDGQNVVGLKDKEIANIIQKAGPVVTVTVIPCFLYDHMIKSMSGSLIKDIMDHSIPSV, encoded by the exons atgcaatttataaaaaatatgtcgCTGTATCCGAGTTTGGAAGATATGAAAGTTGATCAAATGGCCAATGCCCAATACAATCAAATCCAAAGAAATATCGCGGCTGCACCAGCTAGTGCTCCACCACCGTATAACTACcctaattttaattcaatgccTATTCCCGCTATTGCCGCTCCCGATTCATCTGGGCAGCAGTTATATCCGCATTTAGGAGAATACATGGGGCTGGAATTAAGCGAAGCGGTTATTGCGGAGAATATGCCTGAATATACACAAGTTGCATTACAACAACAG AACGTTCCTCAAACAACGTCAACCGGTTTGATAGCTCCGATTTCGGGACAATCCGTAGGGCTTAAAAGGGCACAAATAACCCACGGCGTTCGCCAACTAATACTTTGTAAAGATAAAGACGGGAAAGTTGGTGTACGCGTTAAAGCCATAAACAAAGGTATATTCGTCAGCATCGTCGTGGATAAATCCCCAGCGGCGCTAGCAGGACTCAGATTCGGCgatcaaattttacaaataaacgACGAAAACGTAGCAGGATATTCAATGGATAAA gttCATTCGTTGTTTAAAAATAGTCCTGTAAACGGGATCAAAGTTACTGTGAGAGATAGACCATTTGAAAGGACCTTAACTCTACACAAAGACAGCGTGGGATGTTTAGGGTTCCAATTTAAGCATGGGAAAATCACTACGATCGTTAAGGATTCATCTGCTGCCAGAAATGGCGTTCTCATCGACCATCAACTATTGGAAATAGACGGACAGAACGTTGTAGGATTGAAGGATAAAGAAATCgctaatattattcaaaaagcaGGACCGGTTGTAACCGTAACTGTGATACCGTGTTTCTTGTATGACCACATGATAAAATC gatGTCTGGATCCTTGATTAAAGATATCATGGATCATTCTATACCATCAGTTTAA